The Solenopsis invicta isolate M01_SB chromosome 12, UNIL_Sinv_3.0, whole genome shotgun sequence genome window below encodes:
- the LOC105198305 gene encoding kinesin-like protein KIF13B isoform X2, with translation MATDKIKVAVRVRPYNRRELELCTQCVVEMTGQQTILQHPSTMDKIDRNKPKTFAFDHCFYSLDPGMDNFASQEVVFDALGRDILDNAFQGYNACIFAYGQTGSGKSYTMMGSGDNKGIIPRLCDNLFDMIAKQQSSELTYKVEVSYMEIYNEKVHDLLDPKPNKQSLKVREHNVLGPYVDGLSQLAVTSFQDIDNLMAEGNKSRTVAATNMNSESSRSHAVFSVILTQTLTDSKSGVSGEKVSRMSLVDLAGSERAVKTGAVGDRLKEGSNINKSLTTLGLVISKLADQNSGNNKKKDNFVPYRDSVLTWLLKDNLGGNSKTVMVATISPAADNYEETLSTLRYADRAKRIVNHAVVNEDPNARIIRELRQEVETLKEMLLHATGSIVGQQRTDITEKLSESERLMKEMSQTWEEKLVKTERLQHERQQALEKMGISVQASGIQVEKSKYYLVNLNDDPSLNELLVYYLKERTLVGGRSAKREQDIQLHGLGILPEHCVITIEESGLYMTPLNGARCFVNGTQVVNKTLLQHGDRIVWGNHHFFRVNCPRSATAINSEPQTPAQNIDYNFAREELMLNELSNDPIQRAIARLEKQHEEDKQVALEKQRLEYERQFQQLRNILSPSTPYSPYVPYDPLRGSQGGKLPACTPTTQMRVEKWAQERDEMFKRSLGQLKTDILKANALVQEANVLAEEMGKQTKFSVTLQIPPNNLSPNRKRGAFVSEPAILVKRTNMGSQVWSMEKLENKLVDMRDMYEERKDPHNCQRLPMIKVYTYFYISNISLTASTKLFFLQDEVPGKTQDPFYESQENHNLIGVANIFLEVLFHDVRLDYHTPIISQQGEVAGRLQVEISRISGQFPQDRICEAASESSADSTSSETDDYSGGSSHITCRITIKQATGLPLSLSHFVFCQYMFWNHPEPIVVPPVVNAELPNSNCITGQRDSLAFKFDHTKDFTIPITEEFMEHAAEGALSIEVWGHRSAGFSRSKPGWEVEQQQLAKARSLADRWSELTRKIELWVEIQELNEQGEYSPVEAAMKQDTCTGGIYQLRQGQQRRIQVRVKPVQNSGTLPIICQSILNIAVGSVSVRNRLQIPLDSYQDEDLSILRDKWSDALMRRRQYLDQQIQKLINKQDKTEQDMEREQSLVDQWVSLTEERNAVLVPAAGSGIPGAPADWTPPAGMEPHIPVLFLDLNADDLSTHQSGEEVSVTGLNSILPKEHGNKFYNLPIIRHLEKDVCAIAAWDSSIHDNVHLNRVTDANERVFLILKTTVRLSHPAPMDLVLRKRLALNIYKRQSITDRIFKRIVRTDCLMQTGVTYEVVSNIPKASEELEDRESLAQIAASGEDNSLCDGETYIEKYTRGVSAVESILTLDRLRQSVAIKELLQAQGQPLMRKTASVPNFSQIMRFDMSMDSLNAVTRSESVTDLNMENGLPHPRRASIGHARNDENFISAPPKPFGIARPTFLNLNLNLNSLTRLQQSTSAKSSPNIVSSKLGPRMTTLHEETSNIGNQASTPINDDDEEKSDADYSEYEAYQAPPKPVKPLTSSRTLDSLVELQSTKINTPSMSSSGYGSQAVSTTNLTSEDSISIKSISVDETPDLEYRNLLDSKKPEKMDSALVEETPEEYLCEVNSTLDNLNILQSSCTEEHTRKNLEEMGMYVDTDIESPVSSTKSENETNTNIFHVETQRKSTHDQIINDRKHEMEISQTSNSGDDSPVEGTSIVHTKLPPGKVVRRRKTSNGTGRPTSSQHRASFPMVRPQLSESKAAVHLEQTLQPNMSYENGDNSSSERIDADDVSDKSSAFGSRHDLTRVETPLPDWIVVGESVLVRPYSYSGVIAYVGPTEFASGTWIGVELDAPTGKNDGAVNGHRYFTCRSKCGIFVKMDKLIQDRRGRALRSYTKQESTPAPSTSMRRSVSKGEGLHSLHRSRSRGEGLSTTGTRSFPRGK, from the exons AGCTGGAACTCTGTACGCAATGCGTCGTCGAGATGACGGGGCAACAAACCATCTTGCAACATCCGTCTACAATGGACAAGATCGATCG GAACAAGCCAAAGACTTTCGCTTTCGATCACTGCTTTTATTCTCTGGATCCTGGAATGGATAATTTTGCGAGTCAAGAGGTTGTTTTCGACGCCCTGGGTCGTGATATCTTGGACAATGCGTTTCAGGGTTACAACGCCTGTATATTCGCCTACGGACAAACTG GCTCCGGAAAGTCTTACACGATGATGGGCAGTGGTGATAACAAAGGGATAATACCACGGTTGTGTGACAATCTCTTCGATATGATAGCGAAACAGCAAAGTTCAGAGCTCACGTACAAGGTCGAGGTTTCGTACATGGAgatttataatgaaaaagtgCACGATCTTTTGGATCCGAAACCAAATAAGCAATCACTCAAAGTCAGAGAGCACAATGTCTTGGGGCCCTACGTGGATGGGCTGAGCCAACTGGCTGTTACTTCTTTTCAG GACATCGACAACCTCATGGCGGAGGGCAACAAGTCGCGAACGGTCGCGGCAACAAATATGAATTCCGAGAGCTCTCGTTCGCATGCCGTATTCTCGGTAATTCTCACGCAGACTCTAACGGACTCGAAGAGCGGAGTCAGCGGAGAAAAAGTCTCGCGGATGAGCTTGGTGGATTTAGCTGGGAGCGAAAGGGCTGTGAAAACTGGAGCAGTAGGTGATAGGCTTAAAGAAGGAAGCAATATTAACAA GTCTTTAACGACGTTGGGTCTAGTCATTTCAAAGTTGGCGGATCAAAATTCCGGCAACAACAAGAAAAAGGATAATTTTGTGCCCTACAGAGATTCTGTTCTTACGTGGCTCTTGAAG GATAATCTTGGTGGCAATAGCAAAACTGTCATGGTAGCCACAATATCACCAGCTGCTGATAATTACGAGGAAACGCTATCGACTCTTCGGTATGCCGATAGAGCGAAGAGGATAGTCAATCATGCTGTTGTTAATGAGGATCCGAATGCTAGAATTATTCGCGAACTTAGACAAGAGGTGGAAACCTTGAAGGAAATGTTGTTACATGCCACA GGATCGATTGTTGGCCAACAACGCACAGACATTACGGAAAAATTGTCCGAATCGGAACGACTGATGAAGGAAATGTCACAGACGTGGGAAGAGAAGCTAGTGAAAACCGAGAGACTACAACACGAGAGGCAGCAAGCTTTGGAAAAAATGGGAATAAGCGTACAAGCGTCTGGTATTCAAGTAGAAAAGAGCAAATACTACCTGGTTAATTTGAACGATGATCCAAGCTTGAACGAGTTGTTGGTTTATTACCTTAAG GAAAGGACTCTCGTAGGCGGTCGTTCAGCCAAAAGGGAACAGGATATTCAATTACACGGTTTGGGTATCCTACCGGAACACTGTGTTATCACGATAGAAGAATCAGGCCTGTACATGACACCATTAAATGGTGCTCGATGTTTCGTCAACGGTACGCAAGTTGTAAACAAGACTCTGCTGCAGCATGGCGATAGAATTGTTTGGGGAAATCATCATTTCTTCAGAGTTAACTGTCCAAGAAGTGCTACAG CGATCAATAGCGAACCGCAGACTCCCGCTCAAAACATAGATTACAACTTTGCTCGAGAAGAGCTCATGCTTAACGAACTTTCAAACGATCCAATTCAGAGAGCTATAGCGAGACTAGAGAAGCAACACGAGGAAGATAAGCAG GTTGCCCTCGAGAAGCAGAGGCTGGAATATGAACGACAGTTTCAACAATTACGCAATATATTATCTCCCTCAACGCCGTATTCGCCTTATGTACCGTACGATCCTTTAAGAGGTAGCCAGGGTGGAAAACTCCCGGCTTGCACACCAACAACGCAAATGCGCGTTGAAAAGTGGGCACAGGAACGAGACGAGATGTTCAAGCGGAGTTTGGGTCAATTGAAGACAGACATCTTAAAGGCTAATGCATTGGTACAAGAGGCTAATGTCCTAGCTGAGGAGATGGGTAAACAGACGAAATTTAGTGTCACCCTGCAGATTCCTCCGAATAATCTAAGTCCGAATAGAAAG CGAGGCGCGTTTGTGAGTGAGCCCGCGATTTTAGTGAAGAGGACGAATATGGGAAGTCAAGTTTGGTCCATGGAAAAGCTAGAAAATAAATTAGTCGATATGCGAGATATGTACGAGGAAAGAAAAGATCCTCATAATTGTCAACGATTACCTATGATCAAGGTATACACATacttttatatatcaaatatttccTTAACAGcaagtacaaaattatttttcttacaggATGAAGTACCAGGGAAAACACAAGATCCATTTTACGAATCCCAAGAAAATCACAATCTTATCGGAGTTGCAAATATTTTCTTAGAAGTATTATTCCACGACGTACGATTAGATTATCATACTCCGATTATTAGTCAGCAAGGAGAAGTCGCTGGTCGACTGCAAGTCGAAATAAGTCGTATATCCGGACAATTTCCTCAAGATCGAATTTGCGAGGCCGCTTCGGAGTCTTCCGCGGACTCAACGTCCTCGGAAACGGATGATTACTCCGGAGGATCTAGCCACATTACCTGTCGCATAACGATAAAGCAAGCCACTGGATTACCACTCTCGTTAAGTCATTTTGTGTTTTGTCAATACATGTTTTGGAATCACCCAGAACCGATAGTGGTTCCGCCTGTGGTAAACGCGGAGCTGCCCAATTCGAATTGTATCACTGGACAGAGGGATTCCTTGGCATTTAAGTTTGATCATACGAAAGATTTTACCATTCCTATTACGGAGGAGTTTATGGAACACGCAGCTG AAGGGGCATTGAGTATCGAAGTATGGGGCCATCGCAGCGCAGGTTTCTCACGGAGTAAACCTGGGTGGGAAGTGGAACAACAGCAATTGGCGAAAGCTAGATCGCTCGCTGATCGATGGTCTGAATTAACGCGAAAAATTGAATTATGGGTGGAGATACAAGAACTGAACGAGCAGGGAGAATACTCGCCTGTTGAAGCTGCAATGAAGCAAGATACATGTACAG gTGGTATTTATCAACTTCGACAAGGTCAACAACGTCGAATACAAGTTCGAGTGAAACCAGTACAAAATTCCGGAACACTACCGATCATTTGCCAATCGATATTAAACATAGCCGTTGGGAGTGTATCAGTACGAAACCGATTGCAAATTCCATTAGATAGTTATCAAGATGAGGACTTAAGTATATTGAGAGACAAGTGGAGCGATGCTTTAATGAGAAGACGACAATACCTTGATCAACAAATTCAGAAACTCATTAATAAACAAG ATAAAACGGAACAAGATATGGAACGAGAGCAGAGTCTCGTAGATCAATGGGTCAGTCTAACGGAGGAACGGAATGCCGTTCTAGTTCCTGCAGCGGGTTCAGGTATTCCCGGTGCTCCTGCCGACTGGACTCCGCCCGCAGGGATGGAACCACATATTCCTGTTTTATTTCTTGATCTCAATG cCGATGATCTCTCAACGCATCAGTCGGGAGAAGAAGTATCAGTGACGGGATTAAATTCGATCCTACCTAAGGAACACGGAAACAAATTCTATAATCTGCCTATTATTCGACATTTAGAGAAAGATGTATGTGCCATTGCCGCTTGGGATTCTAGTATACACGATAACGTACATCTTAATAGAGTGACCGACG CGAACGAAAGGGTGTTTCTAATTTTGAAGACTACCGTTCGCCTATCGCATCCAGCACCAATGGACCTCGTGCTGCGTAAAAGATTAGCTTTAAACATATACAAGAGGCAGAGCATTACAGATAGAATTTTCAAGAGAATCGTTCGAACCGATTGTTTAATGCAAACCGGTGTCACTTACGAGGTAGTTTCGAACATACCAAAAGCGAGTGAAGAGCTGGAAGATCGTGAGAGCTTAGCGCAAATCGCTGCTAGCGGGGAAGATAATAGTTTATGCGATGGAGAAACTTACATAG AAAAATATACTCGCGGTGTATCAGCTGTCGAAAGTATATTGACATTGGACCGATTACGACAAAGTGTTGCTATAAAAGAATTGTTACAAGCACAGGGACAACCACTGATGCGCAAGACTGCGAGTGTTCCGAACTTTTCTCAG ATTATGAGATTCGATATGTCAATGGATTCGTTGAATGCTGTTACTCGCTCGGAAAGTGTCACAGATCTCAATATGGAAAATGGTCTTCCGCATCCGCGACGTGCATCCATAGGTCACGCAAGAAATGACGAAAACTTTATATCTGCGCCACCGAAGCCATTTGGAATCG CGAGACCAACTTTCCTGAATCTGAACCTGAATCTCAACTCATTGACACGTCTTCAACAATCTACCTCTGCCAAGT CGTCTCCAAACATAGTCAGCAGTAAACTGGGTCCTCGTATGACCACATTACATGAAGAAACATCAAATATAGGGAACCAAGCGTCTACTCCTATCAATGACGATGACGAGGAGAAAAGCGACGCTGATTATTCTGAATACGAGGCATATCAg GCTCCACCAAAACCGGTAAAGCCGCTAACTTCCTCACGCACGTTGGATTCTCTGGTCGAACTACAATCGACGAAGATCAATACGCCAAGTATGAGTAGTAGCGGTTATGGTTCTCAAGCTGTTTCCACGACAAACCTAACATCGGAGGATTCCATTTCTATCAAGTCCATCAGTGTGGATGAAACTCCAGATCTAGAATATCGTAATCTTCTCGATAGCAAGAAACCCGAGAAAATGGATAGCGCCCTCGTCGAGGAAACGCCCGAGGAATACTTGTGCGAAGTTAACTCTACGTTGGATAACTTGAACATCTTACAAAGTTCTTGCACAGAAG AACATACTAGAAAAAATCTGGAAGAAATGGGAATGTATGTGGATACCGATATCGAGAGCCCAGTTTCTTCTACAAAAAGTGAAAACGAAACCAATACCAACATATTTCATGTCGAAACTCAAAGAAAAAGTACACATGATCAAATTATCAATGATAGAAAACATGAGATGGAAATTAGTCAGACATCCAATTCAGGAGACGATAGTCCCGTAGAGGGGACTTCGATCGTACACACCAAACTGCCACCTGGCaag gtCGTGCGAAGAAGAAAGACTTCTAACGGTACAGGAAGGCCTACCAGTTCGCAGCATAGAGCTTCGTTTCCTATGGTCCGTCCACAACTTTCTGAGAGTAAGGCTGCAGTACACTTGGAGCAAACGCTACAACCTAATATGTCGTATGAAAATGGCGACAATAGCTCTTCGGAGAGAATCGATG CGGATGACGTTAGCGATAAAAGTTCAGCATTTGGTTCAAGGCACGATTTAACTCGAGTAGAAACTCCTCTACCAGACTGGATCGTCGTTGGTGAATCAGTTTTGGTTCGTCCTTATAGCTATTCTGGAGTTATAGCATACGTTGGTCCCACAGAGTTTGCATCGGGCACCTGGATAGGAGTTGAACTCGATGCTCCGACTG GTAAAAACGATGGTGCTGTTAATGGCCATAGGTATTTTACATGTCGATCTAAATGTGGTATATTCGTTAAAATGGATAAGCTAATTCAAGACAGACGAGGAAGAGCGCTTAGAAGCTATACCAAACAAGAATCTACACCAGCACCATCTACATCAATGCGCAGGAGTGTTAGCAAAG GCGAAGGATTACATTCCTTGCACCGAAGTCGCAGTCGAGGAGAAGGCCTCTCTACTACAGGTACACGTTCTTTTCCACGCGGCAAGTAA